Proteins encoded in a region of the Elaeis guineensis isolate ETL-2024a chromosome 7, EG11, whole genome shotgun sequence genome:
- the LOC140859394 gene encoding uncharacterized protein, with amino-acid sequence MEEDNDNAFGKLPDHLLVEIFVRLPIYEWGQLSSVSKHWAAIFRGESLWQTAIARRWPFVGQRKRWPGPIPRGLGRRRYTALYVSEHVIALDGEIDELVGHIYLYLKEQLELLIMPPPSNILHGTIIDQFISCGRSQDKAHELASQIWLAVINNLEENEHTFLLLKRIAQEGDSFLPFPYSRPYKVLWRVFEKLFTDFRDCFNHSDYCDIMACAKSRFQPIPSSWLGY; translated from the exons ATGGAGGAGGACAATGATAATGCTTTTGGAAAGCTTCCTGATCATCTCCTTGTAGAAATTTTTGTTCGGTTACCTATCTATGAGTGGGGTCAACTATCATCCGTCAGTAAGCACTGGGCTGCAATATTTCGAGGGGAATCTTTGTGGCAAACTGCGATTGCCAGGAGGTGGCCTTTTGTGGGTCAGAGGAAACGGTGGCCTGGACCAATTCCTCGAGGTTTGGGGAGGAG GAGATACACAGCCTTATATGTTAGTGAACACGTTATTGCATTGGATGGCGAAATTGACGAACTTGTTGGCCACATTTACCTGTATCTGAAAGAGCAGCTTGAGCTTTTGATAATGCCACCTCCATCTAATATACTCCATGGAACCATAATTG ATCAATTCATCTCTTGTGGTCGGTCACAAGACAAGGCTCATGAACTTGCTTCACAAATCTGGTTAGCTGTTATCAACAATTTGGAAGAAAATGAACACACGTTTTTGCTGCTAAAGCGTATTGCACAAGAAGGAGAT TCTTTTCTTCCATTTCCATACTCACGGCCATACAAAGTATTGTGGAGGGTATTTGAGAAGCTATTCACTGACTTCCGTGACTGCTTCAACCACTCAGACTACTGTGATATAATGGCATGTGCAAAATCCAGGTTCCAACCAATACCATCTTCTTGGTTGGGCTATTAG